One region of Oncorhynchus mykiss isolate Arlee chromosome 8, USDA_OmykA_1.1, whole genome shotgun sequence genomic DNA includes:
- the si:dkeyp-114g9.1 gene encoding uncharacterized protein LOC555399 homolog codes for MALREDSSEDELQGQFSLLSATSFEVTDESEDTHGRSETGILDLSDEVFILILRRLDPTSLLRVGSTCRTLFRVCSCNSLWTKHFQTSFGVPFATAACSISAKSAFRLVFMWRTLFRNLHCNRSLQEKLFAEIPFPPHKYWVQWLVLEETVPLPSVRLPCTDIESLWGIEKEVLEGKVQEKDEDEGRMLKFEWKELYALALEHHGSIAKVFQHVLNQQSNDHCELEAMFSQYSQCRFQWLFTYWLFRQPAPFDRQLRAIYLQWQKHSKRKVVSWGGTLCDIRYLASLHHITSDYWRGKLAQGDETVGIQTVENYFSMCKSLVAWILGRDWGRLKSKKVYEDTLEGVYLLLRREMQETLVEHERFWQVAKVQMTRVCTLEETAVNYVNWKMIETLPYYKLYLVSGNMVYLDHVQGFLHRKRLVHDWFFMKENTWVRQLLPGDLYPLLEFDTKISQDSLHGDSMPAQLSRVMWLYLHSGQTLYLEAVKGLVLQCAQASLGHFCSLSPGASIQPHVS; via the exons ATGGCACTTCGTGAGGATAGTTCGGAGGATGAGTTGCAGGGACAGTTCTCGCTTTTATCCGCGACTTCATTCGAGGTCACAGATGAAAGTGAGGACACACATGGACGCTCCGAAACGGGGATACTAGACTTAAGTGACGAAGTCTTTATTCTCATCCTACGACGGCTGGATCCCACGTCTCTCTTGAGAGTTGGGAGCACCTGCCGAACCCTGTTTCGAGTTTGTTCCTGCAACTCACTGTGGACAAAACACTTCCAG ACCTCATTTGGAGTCCCGTTTGCCACCGCCGCCTGCTCCATCTCTGCCAAGAGTGCCTTCCGTTTGGTCTTCATGTGGCGAACTCTCTTTAGAAACCTGCATTGTAACCGGTCTCTTCAGGAGAAGCTCTTTGCAGAGATCCCATTCCCACCACACAAGTACTGGGTCCAGTGGCTGGTTCTGGAAGAGACTGTTCCTCTGCCCTCCGTGAGACTGCCTTGCACCGACATAGAGAGCTTATGGGGAATTGAGAAGGAAGTGTTGGAAGGTAAAGTCCAAG AGAAAGATGAGGATGAGGGCAGAATGCTGAAGTTCGAATGGAAGGAGCTGTATGCCTTGGCCCTTGAGCACCATGGAAGCATTGCCAAGGTTTTCCAGCATGTTCTCAACCAACAGAGCAATG ACCACTGTGAGCTGGAGGCCATGTTCAGTCAGTACAGCCAGTGTCGGTTCCAGTGGCTCTTCACCTACTGGTTGTTCCGCCAGCCAGCGCCCTTCGACAGGCAGCTCAGGGCCATCTACCTGCAGTGGCAGAAGCACAGCAAGAGGAAGGTGGTGTCCTGGGGAGGCACGTTGTGTGACATCAGATACCTGGCCTCATTACATCACATCACTTCCGACTACTGGCGGGGCAAGCTGGCCCAGGGTGACGAGACTGTGG GAATTCAGACAGTGGAAAACTATTTCTCCATGTGCAAATCCCTGGTGGCCTGGATTTTAGGGCGTGACTGGGGCAGATTGAAAAGCAAAAAG GTGTACGAGGACACGCTGGAGGGTGTGTACCTGCTGCTGAGGAGGGAGATGCAGGAGACCCTGGTGGAGCACGAGAGGTTCTGGCAGGTGGCCAAGGTCCAGATGACCCGAGTGTGTACCCTGGAGGAGACTGCTGTAAACTATGTCAACTGGAAGATGATTGAAACACTGCCCTACTACAA GCTGTACTTGGTGTCAGGCAACATGGTTTACCTAGACCACGTGCAGGGCTTCCTCCACAGGAAGAGGCTGGTCCATGACTGGTTCTTCATGAAGGAGAACACCTGGGTCAGACAGCTGCTGCCTGGGGACCTCTACCCTCTGCTGGAGTTTGACACCAAGATCTCCCAAG ACAGCCTGCATGGAGACTCCATGCCAGCCCAGCTGAGCAGGGTGATGTGGCTGTACCTCCACTCTGGACAGACACTCTACCTGGAGGCAGTGAAAGGCCTGGTGCTGCAGTGTGCTCAGGCCAGTCTGGGACACTTCTGCAGCCTCTCCCCTGGTGCCTCTATTCAGCCCCATgtcagctag